Within Terriglobia bacterium, the genomic segment TCAAAGCCAAGGCCAGGAATTCCGCCTGGCCGCCTGTGGCAATCACGCGCGTTTGGGGGCCCAGCACGGCGCACATGCGGTCAAGAACGCCATCCACCAGCCCGACGGAACCGTAGAATAGTCCCGATTGCATGCTTGCAACCGTATTGGTGCCGATCACGCGTTCAGGCTCGCGGATTTCGACGCGGGGGAGGCGGGCCGCGCGCGCAAACAGCGCCTCCGATGAAATGCCGATTCCCGGCGCAATCACTCCCCCCAGATACTCACCTTTTTCAGAAACGGCATCGAAAGTGATGGCCGTACCAAAATCCACGATGATGCACGGGCCTCCATATTTTTCAAACCCGGCAACGCTGTCTGCGATGCGGTCTGCACCAACTTCCAAGGGGTTGTCATAATGAATGGCCATTCCGGTCCGCATCCCGGGGCCGAGAAAATAAGGTTTGAGATGAAAATAGCGTTCAGCCATTTCCTGGATAACCGGGTTCAGCGTGGGGACCACGCTTGAGACCATCATGGCCTTGATCTCTCCCGATTGAATTCCGCCCAGCGTGAAAAGGTTTCGGCTGAGGATGCCGTACTCGTCGGCGGTCTGGCCGCGATGGGTGGAAAGGCGCCATTGCGCGACCAACTCGCGCTCTTTAAAAACTCCCAGGCTTGTGTTCGTATTGCCCACATCGATGACGAGAAGCATATTGTTCCTGGTCCGCCAGAAGTATTTTCAAAAAAAGGTGCGTACCCCGCCTATCTCAGTTCAGTAATCTCGCCGGCCACCAGCAACTCCTGCGGGCCGTCGTCGCGACGAATCTTGAGGGCACCGTTTGCGTCGAGGCCAACTGTGACTCCGGAGTAGTCATTCCCGCAGGCCTTCACGCGGACCGACTTCCCCTCAGCATAGCTCGACGCCGCTGACCACTCCCGGACAATCGCCGCATGGCCTTCCCTCAAAAGCATATGATAGTAATGTTCCACACTGCGAAGCAATTCGGCAAGAACATGCAGCCGGGAATAGTGCCCGCCGCTTTCGAGCGCAAGCGATGTGGCGATCCCCTGAAGTTCCTCCGGCATCGAACTGTGGTTCACGTTGATGCCGATGCCCAGCACCACCATATGAAGGCGATCGACCTCGGCCTTCATTTCGGTGAGAATTCCGCAAACCTTCTTGCCGTTCACCAGCACATCGTTGGGCCAGCGGATGTCCGCTTCGAGGCCAGTGGCCGAGCCCAGCGCGTGGTGTGCGGCAACTCCGGCCAGAAGAGTGAGGATGGGAGCAGCCGCCGGCGATAACGGGGGCCGCAGGACGATGGAAGCGTAAATACCGCTCGATTTTTCAGAATACCAGTTCCTGCCCAGCCGCCCTCGTCCCGCCGTCTGCTCCTCCGCAATGACGACCGTA encodes:
- a CDS encoding type III pantothenate kinase — protein: MLLVIDVGNTNTSLGVFKERELVAQWRLSTHRGQTADEYGILSRNLFTLGGIQSGEIKAMMVSSVVPTLNPVIQEMAERYFHLKPYFLGPGMRTGMAIHYDNPLEVGADRIADSVAGFEKYGGPCIIVDFGTAITFDAVSEKGEYLGGVIAPGIGISSEALFARAARLPRVEIREPERVIGTNTVASMQSGLFYGSVGLVDGVLDRMCAVLGPQTRVIATGGQAEFLALAL
- a CDS encoding biotin--[acetyl-CoA-carboxylase] ligase, translated to MTTGSTDHKIDRLVHLLARNAMVVVPGPKIAEEIGVSRSTVWEWIEKLRALGVAIKGHPRRGYQLEKLPDVLVPSLVRSELPHAEIGHKIIHFFRTESTNSAALELDAQSGPHGTVVIAEEQTAGRGRLGRNWYSEKSSGIYASIVLRPPLSPAAAPILTLLAGVAAHHALGSATGLEADIRWPNDVLVNGKKVCGILTEMKAEVDRLHMVVLGIGINVNHSSMPEELQGIATSLALESGGHYSRLHVLAELLRSVEHYYHMLLREGHAAIVREWSAASSYAEGKSVRVKACGNDYSGVTVGLDANGALKIRRDDGPQELLVAGEITELR